The following are from one region of the Paraglaciecola sp. L1A13 genome:
- the nrdB gene encoding class Ia ribonucleoside-diphosphate reductase subunit beta — MKYTTFNQKNNDPLLEPMFFGNPVNVARYDQQKHSIFEKLIEKQISFFWRPEEVDVSKDRVDFQKLSDSEKHIFISNLKYQTLLDSIQGRSPNIAFLPIISIPELETWTETWSFFETIHSRSYTHILRNLFGDPSSIFSDIVENEEIKKRAADISKYYDDLIFYTQLWQTLGEGTHTIHGEKHIVTMRTLKIKLFLCMNSVNALEAIRFYVSFACTFAFAERELMEGNSKIIRLISRDENLHLTSTQHILNLWAKGKDDPEMADIALEFRDQARDIFLDAVAQEKEWAGYLFKNGSMIGLNKEILCQYVEFIANHRMSAIGLGQPFDIKHNPLPWMNNYLNSDNVQVAPQESEISSYLVGQIDSEVGSNDFDEFEL; from the coding sequence ATGAAATACACGACGTTTAATCAAAAAAATAACGACCCTTTGTTGGAGCCTATGTTCTTTGGCAATCCGGTCAACGTGGCTCGCTATGATCAACAAAAGCACAGTATTTTTGAAAAATTGATCGAAAAGCAAATTAGCTTTTTTTGGCGTCCAGAAGAAGTTGATGTGAGTAAAGATCGGGTTGATTTTCAAAAGCTAAGCGATTCTGAAAAGCACATTTTCATCTCTAACTTGAAATATCAAACTTTGTTAGATTCAATACAAGGTCGTAGTCCGAATATTGCTTTTTTACCTATTATTTCGATTCCTGAGCTTGAGACATGGACTGAAACATGGTCATTTTTTGAAACGATTCACTCTCGATCGTACACCCATATTTTGCGTAATCTGTTTGGCGACCCAAGCAGTATTTTCTCTGACATAGTAGAGAATGAGGAAATTAAAAAGCGCGCCGCAGATATATCTAAATACTATGATGATTTGATTTTTTACACCCAGCTTTGGCAAACACTTGGTGAAGGTACACATACCATACATGGTGAAAAACACATAGTGACCATGCGTACCCTAAAGATTAAATTATTTTTATGTATGAACTCAGTAAACGCCCTCGAAGCGATACGTTTTTATGTGTCATTTGCGTGTACTTTTGCTTTCGCTGAACGAGAATTAATGGAAGGTAATTCCAAAATTATTCGCCTAATTTCTCGGGATGAAAATTTACACTTAACCTCTACACAACATATTTTAAATTTGTGGGCAAAAGGTAAAGATGATCCTGAAATGGCGGATATCGCTCTTGAGTTCAGAGATCAAGCTAGAGATATATTCCTTGATGCCGTCGCCCAGGAAAAAGAATGGGCTGGATATTTGTTCAAAAATGGCTCAATGATCGGTTTGAATAAAGAAATTCTTTGTCAGTATGTAGAGTTTATTGCTAATCATAGAATGTCAGCTATTGGCCTCGGTCAACCTTTTGACATTAAACACAACCCCTTGCCTTGGATGAATAACTATTTGAATTCAGACAATGTACAGGTCGCTCCACAAGAATCTGAAATTAGCTCGTACCTTGTTGGTCAAATCGACTCTGAAGTAGGTAGTAACGACTTCGACGAGTTCGAGCTGTAG
- the yfaE gene encoding class I ribonucleotide reductase maintenance protein YfaE, which yields MCKKVTVVKYDSDIPCEQTLSFAHNNLLDCLLNNNIAKEYHCKEGFCGACRTELIDGDVEYLLDPLAYIDDGEILACCCKPLGNIKIKA from the coding sequence GTGTGCAAAAAAGTCACGGTTGTTAAATACGACTCAGACATACCTTGTGAGCAAACGTTATCGTTTGCTCACAACAATCTTCTCGACTGCTTACTAAATAACAACATCGCCAAAGAGTACCACTGCAAAGAAGGTTTTTGTGGGGCGTGTCGTACAGAACTGATAGACGGCGATGTTGAGTACTTGCTTGATCCACTCGCTTATATAGATGATGGGGAAATTCTGGCCTGCTGTTGTAAACCATTAGGTAATATAAAAATCAAAGCCTAG
- the asnB gene encoding asparagine synthase (glutamine-hydrolyzing): MCGISGLFRLNASSNLSVILKNMNATLTHRGPDDNGVWVEEPGIGLGHTRLAIQDVSHSGHQPMSSSCGRYVMVFNGEVYNFEEIRKELTQQRFKGYSDSEVVLYAIAQFGLAEALRKFNGMFALAVWDKQEQTLSLARDRVGKKPLYFGRNAGYFCFASELKALKAIPGFKPELDMQALGQYMRFNYIPAPYSIYKGIYKLEPGSFITLGVDALNSVPDLLALCHKYWSALDVAAYNFNHPFGGTLGEAQSHLTGLLEDSTRLRMISDVPFGVLLSGGVDSSLVAAMMQKQSSRPVNSFSIGFSNSDKDEAHIAKDIAGYLGTSHNELYVSGQDALDLVPDIAQHYDEPFADSSQIPMFIVSKLARSKVTVALSGDGGDELFYGYNRYFRNIKNWQTSQKIPDTLKRLLSNQLYKLGSKQKLGLTANKYANEIGAMTVLDMYMSRICKWVAPESLMLNPHVPVQYKLQQVNALSLPHPEQYLMLYDYLTYLCDDILVKTDRASMANSLELRSPLLDHRITEFAWSLPMSMKFQENKGKHILRQILDAHIPNALTNHPKHGFGSPVRDWLNGPLNDWAEDLLARDRLQQQGLFDSDKVAILWHDFKYKKKKYHTQLWNMLMFQSWYQSQ; the protein is encoded by the coding sequence ATGTGCGGTATTTCCGGTCTTTTTCGTTTAAACGCGTCGTCTAATCTTTCTGTCATCCTAAAAAACATGAACGCAACTCTTACCCATAGAGGACCAGACGATAATGGTGTTTGGGTAGAAGAGCCCGGTATTGGACTAGGCCATACCCGATTGGCGATACAAGATGTTAGTCATTCTGGGCATCAACCTATGTCTTCTTCCTGTGGGCGCTATGTGATGGTGTTCAATGGAGAGGTGTACAACTTTGAAGAGATACGTAAAGAATTAACACAGCAACGATTTAAAGGGTATTCAGACAGTGAAGTGGTGCTGTATGCGATCGCACAATTTGGCTTGGCAGAAGCCTTACGCAAGTTCAACGGTATGTTTGCACTCGCAGTGTGGGACAAGCAAGAGCAAACTTTATCACTAGCCCGTGACCGGGTGGGTAAAAAACCACTTTATTTCGGCCGTAATGCCGGCTATTTTTGCTTTGCATCAGAGTTGAAAGCGCTTAAAGCGATCCCCGGTTTTAAGCCTGAGTTAGATATGCAAGCTCTCGGACAATATATGCGCTTTAACTATATTCCTGCGCCTTATTCTATCTACAAGGGGATATACAAACTGGAGCCGGGGAGTTTTATTACACTAGGCGTTGATGCCTTAAATAGCGTACCTGATTTACTCGCACTATGTCATAAGTACTGGTCTGCGCTTGATGTCGCTGCGTATAATTTCAATCATCCTTTTGGCGGTACGCTGGGCGAGGCGCAATCACATTTGACTGGGTTGTTAGAAGATTCAACCAGACTACGCATGATATCTGATGTGCCTTTCGGCGTGTTATTGTCTGGGGGAGTTGACTCAAGTTTAGTGGCTGCAATGATGCAAAAGCAGTCATCTCGTCCGGTAAATAGTTTCTCGATTGGCTTTAGTAACAGTGATAAAGATGAAGCGCATATTGCAAAAGATATTGCTGGTTACTTGGGGACCTCTCATAACGAGCTCTACGTTAGCGGCCAAGATGCCCTAGATTTAGTGCCCGATATTGCTCAGCATTACGATGAGCCTTTCGCCGATTCATCGCAGATCCCAATGTTTATTGTTTCAAAACTTGCGCGAAGCAAAGTCACCGTAGCGCTAAGTGGTGATGGTGGCGATGAGTTATTTTATGGGTATAACCGTTATTTTAGAAATATTAAAAACTGGCAAACCAGTCAAAAAATACCTGATACCTTGAAACGTCTTCTATCCAATCAATTATATAAATTAGGTAGCAAACAAAAGCTCGGGCTGACTGCCAACAAATATGCCAATGAAATCGGTGCCATGACCGTTCTTGATATGTATATGAGCCGTATTTGTAAGTGGGTAGCACCGGAGAGTTTAATGCTTAACCCTCATGTGCCGGTGCAATATAAATTGCAGCAAGTTAATGCTTTGTCTTTGCCACACCCAGAACAGTATTTAATGCTTTATGATTATTTAACGTATTTGTGTGATGACATTTTGGTAAAGACTGATCGTGCGAGTATGGCCAACAGCTTAGAGTTGCGAAGTCCGCTATTGGATCACCGTATAACTGAGTTTGCGTGGTCGTTACCGATGTCTATGAAGTTTCAAGAAAATAAAGGCAAACACATACTCAGGCAAATTTTGGATGCACATATTCCTAACGCGTTAACCAATCATCCCAAGCATGGCTTTGGTTCTCCTGTACGTGATTGGTTGAATGGCCCACTGAACGATTGGGCTGAAGATTTACTTGCCAGAGATAGATTGCAGCAGCAGGGTCTATTTGATAGTGATAAAGTTGCAATTTTATGGCATGACTTCAAATATAAAAAGAAAAAGTACCATACCCAGTTGTGGAACATGTTGATGTTCCAATCTTGGTACCAAAGTCAATAA
- a CDS encoding phosphoribosylaminoimidazolesuccinocarboxamide synthase — protein MSFADQVLAVNDNLPIRTNLPVHSGKVRSVYWLTEEDSRRLIEQHNYPVPKDTPLAIMLISDRISAFDCIWHGEEGMKGVPGKGAALNAISNHWFGLFKEQGLADSHILDIPHPLVWIVQKARPVMIEAICRQYITGSMWRAYEKGEREFCGIRLEDGLGKDSKLTNVLITPSTKGVLKGIEGVPEADDVNVSRRDIVKNYAAFNFNSATDIDLYEKLLTDGFAVISKALEGLGQIFVDTKFEFGYVKDVHGDDKLIYMDEVGTPDSSRIWDEAEYKQGNIVENSKEGFRQLLLNHFSDPDILLNKERMAEREALARDNALPVNVLMDISNTYTQIAEKITGRKIVLSENPKAEVIDILRSRYQLID, from the coding sequence ATGAGCTTCGCTGACCAAGTGCTTGCTGTTAATGACAACCTTCCAATTCGCACAAACTTACCCGTACACAGTGGAAAAGTCCGCTCTGTTTACTGGTTAACTGAAGAAGATAGCCGTCGCCTTATTGAGCAACATAACTACCCTGTGCCGAAAGACACACCGTTAGCGATAATGTTGATCAGTGACCGCATTTCTGCATTTGACTGTATTTGGCATGGTGAAGAGGGAATGAAAGGTGTACCGGGTAAAGGTGCGGCATTAAACGCAATCTCTAATCATTGGTTCGGCTTATTTAAAGAGCAAGGATTAGCGGATAGCCATATTTTAGATATTCCTCATCCGTTGGTGTGGATAGTACAAAAAGCGCGACCAGTGATGATTGAAGCTATCTGCCGTCAATACATTACAGGTTCAATGTGGCGCGCCTACGAAAAAGGTGAGCGGGAATTCTGCGGAATTCGCTTAGAAGATGGCTTAGGCAAAGATAGCAAGCTCACAAACGTGTTGATTACACCTTCAACCAAAGGTGTGCTAAAAGGTATTGAAGGGGTCCCTGAAGCAGATGATGTGAATGTTTCTCGTCGTGATATTGTGAAAAACTATGCAGCCTTTAATTTTAATTCAGCCACTGACATCGATTTATACGAAAAACTATTAACCGATGGTTTTGCCGTCATCAGTAAAGCATTAGAAGGATTGGGGCAGATTTTTGTGGACACCAAATTTGAATTTGGTTATGTGAAAGACGTGCATGGCGACGATAAATTGATATACATGGACGAAGTAGGAACGCCTGATTCTTCGCGTATCTGGGATGAAGCGGAGTACAAGCAAGGCAACATAGTTGAGAATTCTAAAGAAGGATTTAGGCAACTGTTGCTCAATCATTTCTCTGATCCCGATATTTTACTCAACAAAGAGCGTATGGCCGAACGTGAGGCGTTAGCAAGAGATAATGCACTTCCGGTAAATGTTTTGATGGATATCTCAAATACTTACACCCAAATAGCTGAAAAAATTACGGGTCGTAAAATTGTTTTGAGCGAGAATCCTAAAGCGGAAGTGATTGATATATTGCGCAGCCGTTACCAGTTAATTGATTAG
- the bamC gene encoding outer membrane protein assembly factor BamC — protein sequence MTTKFFIGGAIAIGVLSACSSLEERQIASGNFEYTKQQPGKDIQVPADVDRPNFSQAYKLPALDKDAPRNFIGKKLKVVSPALVLPLVTGSHVDDGSKDAKVNFDQVDDSQPLDTTIWNSLLSYLEEQGIGIESFDKDKQRLVTDWVVAKEVLDDHWYSWTSVERDTSQRFEFDLEMKPHGRTATLNVHLVDYQERQGQKVIAEKGDVDGRAKEVDILNKVIGHYEYQIRVADAKRIREIRRGMQLTIGIDEEDAPAFIIDSNYDTAWPRVLLVLRKLGFDVKDYDKSNGLLFVKYNGTESGWWDSIWSNDANALPLEKQEYRFRVEEVGEKTSLTVLDNESTPFTQEKLSSLYDVFARVMADDNLDI from the coding sequence ATGACAACTAAGTTTTTCATTGGCGGGGCTATTGCGATTGGCGTATTAAGTGCCTGTAGTTCTTTAGAAGAGCGACAAATCGCTAGCGGTAATTTTGAATATACCAAGCAACAACCCGGCAAGGATATTCAAGTACCCGCGGATGTTGACCGCCCTAATTTTAGTCAGGCTTATAAGCTTCCTGCACTAGATAAAGACGCCCCGCGTAATTTTATAGGTAAAAAGCTTAAGGTGGTATCACCGGCTTTAGTACTACCTTTAGTCACGGGTTCTCACGTTGACGATGGTAGCAAAGATGCCAAAGTTAATTTTGATCAAGTGGATGATAGTCAACCACTAGATACAACAATTTGGAACTCCTTGCTTAGCTACCTTGAAGAGCAGGGAATTGGCATTGAATCTTTTGATAAAGATAAACAACGCCTGGTAACCGACTGGGTTGTTGCCAAAGAAGTGTTGGATGATCATTGGTATAGTTGGACGAGTGTTGAACGTGATACTAGTCAGCGTTTCGAGTTTGATTTAGAAATGAAACCTCATGGGCGAACTGCAACGCTCAACGTTCACTTGGTTGACTATCAAGAACGTCAAGGCCAGAAAGTCATTGCTGAAAAAGGGGATGTTGATGGGCGAGCTAAAGAAGTCGACATTCTAAATAAAGTGATCGGGCACTACGAATATCAAATTCGTGTTGCCGATGCTAAGCGTATACGTGAAATTCGCCGTGGAATGCAATTAACGATTGGTATTGATGAAGAAGACGCGCCTGCGTTTATTATCGATAGCAACTACGACACGGCTTGGCCTAGAGTATTACTGGTGTTGCGTAAACTCGGTTTTGACGTAAAAGATTACGATAAATCTAATGGTTTATTGTTTGTAAAATATAATGGCACTGAAAGTGGTTGGTGGGATTCAATATGGTCTAACGATGCCAATGCTTTACCGCTGGAAAAACAGGAATATCGCTTTAGAGTTGAAGAGGTCGGTGAGAAAACATCATTAACCGTTCTCGACAATGAAAGCACGCCGTTTACGCAAGAAAAACTATCTAGCTTGTATGACGTTTTTGCCCGTGTAATGGCAGATGACAACTTAGATATTTAA
- the dapA gene encoding 4-hydroxy-tetrahydrodipicolinate synthase, whose amino-acid sequence MFTGSYVALITPMYQSGEIDYPSLKRLVEFHIANGSHGLIAVGTTGESATLPFDEHIEVVRRMVEFADKKIPIIAGSGANSTAEAIFLSEQMSDTGIDGFLSVVPYYNKPQQKGMVAHFKAIADATDLPVLLYNVPGRTVADMLPETVAELATHPKIVGLKDATGDMTRLKQTLPLVDKDFVFLSGDDSTGCEFLTAGGHGVISVTANIVPKQMAQMCEAALAGDFAKAKEIDQKIAGLHSSLFIEPNPVLPKWALYKMGLIQSAFLRLPLIESELDSQIHIEQVMRNSGVLS is encoded by the coding sequence ATGTTTACTGGTAGTTACGTTGCATTAATCACCCCCATGTACCAATCTGGCGAGATAGATTATCCGTCCTTAAAAAGGTTGGTTGAATTTCATATTGCTAATGGCAGCCACGGCTTGATTGCTGTCGGCACCACGGGTGAGTCTGCTACTTTGCCCTTCGATGAGCATATTGAAGTGGTTAGGCGCATGGTTGAGTTTGCGGATAAGAAAATCCCAATTATCGCCGGAAGTGGTGCTAACTCAACTGCTGAAGCTATTTTTCTAAGTGAGCAAATGTCTGATACAGGCATAGATGGCTTCCTTAGCGTGGTACCTTATTACAACAAACCTCAACAAAAAGGTATGGTTGCGCATTTTAAAGCGATAGCTGATGCAACCGACCTTCCGGTCTTGTTATATAACGTGCCCGGACGGACGGTGGCTGATATGTTACCTGAGACGGTTGCCGAGCTAGCTACCCACCCAAAAATTGTTGGGCTTAAAGATGCCACGGGTGATATGACTAGGTTAAAACAAACCTTGCCTTTGGTTGATAAAGATTTTGTCTTTTTAAGCGGTGATGATTCCACTGGCTGCGAATTTTTAACTGCTGGTGGTCACGGCGTGATTTCGGTTACGGCTAACATCGTGCCTAAACAAATGGCTCAAATGTGTGAAGCGGCATTGGCCGGCGACTTTGCGAAAGCCAAAGAAATCGATCAAAAAATTGCAGGTTTGCATAGCTCGCTATTTATAGAACCAAATCCAGTCTTGCCTAAGTGGGCATTATATAAAATGGGGCTCATTCAATCTGCATTTTTGCGTTTACCGCTAATTGAATCGGAACTTGATAGCCAAATTCATATCGAACAAGTCATGCGCAATTCGGGCGTATTATCTTAA
- a CDS encoding glycine cleavage system protein R has product MNHQLIITILGANKVAMLSTLTDVVSAAGCNILDSRQAVYGQDFSLTMIVEGAQSAIVRVELAIPVACQQLDLLSMMKRTKRHSKQNLEHLADVEFSGVDALGVIKEVTQFFSTFCVTVSALRLKTIQTAADENAQVKCKMVVSMPHDIDLIDFESQFHSLLQGLNLHGAIKQNH; this is encoded by the coding sequence ATGAACCATCAATTAATCATCACAATTTTAGGTGCCAATAAGGTCGCCATGCTCAGTACGCTAACGGATGTTGTCAGTGCTGCGGGCTGCAATATATTAGACAGCAGACAAGCTGTTTATGGCCAAGATTTTTCACTTACTATGATTGTAGAAGGCGCTCAAAGTGCCATCGTGCGGGTCGAATTAGCAATTCCGGTCGCCTGTCAGCAGCTTGATCTTCTGTCAATGATGAAGCGTACTAAGCGCCACTCAAAACAAAACCTCGAGCATTTAGCTGATGTAGAGTTTTCCGGAGTGGATGCTTTAGGCGTGATAAAAGAGGTGACGCAGTTTTTTTCGACATTCTGCGTGACCGTCAGCGCGCTACGCTTAAAAACAATTCAAACAGCGGCTGATGAAAACGCTCAAGTAAAATGCAAAATGGTGGTAAGTATGCCCCACGACATAGATTTAATAGACTTTGAAAGCCAATTTCACAGCTTGCTCCAAGGTCTAAACTTACACGGTGCGATTAAGCAAAATCATTGA
- the bcp gene encoding thioredoxin-dependent thiol peroxidase — protein sequence MNRLTAGATAPAFSLLNENGETVNLSDFSGKKVLVYFYPKAMTPGCTVQAQNLRDSKNELDKLNVVVLGISPDAVKRLPKFIEKEQLNFSLLSDEDHAVAEQFGVWGLKKFMGKEYDGIHRISFLINEKGVVEHVFDKFKTKDHHQVVLDYLNQ from the coding sequence ATGAATAGACTTACCGCAGGCGCAACTGCACCGGCATTTTCATTATTAAACGAAAACGGCGAGACCGTTAATCTAAGTGATTTTTCCGGTAAGAAAGTACTGGTATATTTTTATCCTAAAGCGATGACGCCGGGCTGTACAGTTCAGGCCCAAAACCTGCGCGACAGCAAAAATGAACTGGATAAATTGAATGTGGTTGTATTAGGTATTAGCCCAGATGCAGTAAAACGCTTACCAAAATTTATAGAAAAGGAACAACTTAATTTTAGTCTGCTATCAGATGAAGACCATGCTGTTGCCGAACAATTCGGCGTTTGGGGATTAAAGAAATTTATGGGAAAGGAATATGATGGTATTCATCGTATTAGCTTTTTGATTAATGAAAAAGGAGTTGTTGAACACGTTTTCGATAAATTCAAGACCAAGGATCATCATCAGGTTGTACTTGATTACCTTAACCAATAG
- a CDS encoding AI-2E family transporter, translated as MLSVFERWYKRKFSDPDSVMLLIMLISVSLLLALLGTILMPVLVAAVLAYLLDWPVSQLVRIGMRRGIACSLVIFSFLTLCILTFIGIVPVISQQSINLIREMPQIWGQAQVWLLHLPEQYPDFVHLGDVQDMLGGVNERIVSLGEQLLSASVSSLGSLASLLIYLVLVPLMVFFMLKDKNQLLNNLAPLLPSQRRLIKQVGSEMNTQIANYIRGKVIEIVIVGTISAVTFALMDLRYALLLGVLVGFSVLIPYIGAAVVTIPVAVVALFQWGLTPDFWYLMFAYSVIQALDGNVLVPVLFSEAVSLHPVYIIIAVLFFGGLWGFWGVFFAIPLATLVKAVINAWKAPTYQPALEDQSS; from the coding sequence ATGTTAAGTGTGTTTGAAAGGTGGTATAAGCGCAAGTTCTCGGATCCAGATTCAGTAATGTTGTTGATTATGCTCATTTCTGTGTCTTTACTGCTAGCGTTGCTTGGCACCATTTTAATGCCAGTACTTGTTGCCGCAGTGCTAGCCTATTTATTGGATTGGCCCGTGAGCCAACTCGTGCGCATAGGTATGCGGCGCGGTATTGCATGCAGTTTGGTTATTTTCAGCTTTTTAACCCTGTGCATTTTGACCTTTATTGGCATTGTGCCGGTTATTTCCCAACAAAGTATTAATCTGATCCGCGAAATGCCGCAAATTTGGGGACAAGCTCAAGTATGGTTACTACATTTACCTGAGCAGTATCCTGATTTTGTTCATCTGGGTGATGTGCAAGATATGCTTGGTGGCGTTAATGAACGTATTGTCAGTCTTGGGGAACAGCTGCTTTCGGCGTCGGTTAGCTCATTAGGCAGTTTAGCTTCACTCTTGATTTATCTTGTGCTTGTGCCGTTGATGGTGTTTTTCATGTTAAAAGACAAGAATCAGCTATTAAATAACCTCGCACCACTTTTACCCTCACAACGCCGTTTAATCAAGCAAGTCGGCAGTGAAATGAACACTCAAATTGCCAACTATATTCGTGGTAAGGTAATTGAAATAGTGATTGTAGGCACAATCTCGGCAGTGACATTTGCCTTGATGGATTTACGGTACGCCTTATTGCTTGGCGTGTTGGTGGGCTTTTCAGTGCTAATTCCATATATTGGCGCAGCCGTGGTGACCATACCCGTTGCCGTTGTGGCCTTGTTTCAGTGGGGACTCACCCCTGATTTCTGGTATTTGATGTTTGCTTATAGTGTTATACAAGCACTCGATGGCAACGTATTAGTACCCGTTTTATTTTCAGAAGCGGTTAGTTTACATCCCGTCTATATCATTATTGCGGTATTGTTTTTTGGTGGTTTATGGGGGTTTTGGGGAGTGTTTTTCGCTATACCATTAGCCACGTTAGTCAAAGCCGTGATTAATGCTTGGAAGGCGCCGACCTATCAACCGGCGCTCGAAGACCAATCTAGCTAG
- a CDS encoding M48 family metalloprotease, with product MIKTTQVCKTALVTLSVSIAMFASATVGAANQKNDLPEIGVVASSAISLDKEMQIGDVLMRQLRGQAPIINDPLLDEYIQDLGNRLVAQADNVKFPFEFFLLNNSEINAFAFFGGHVGVHTGLIYNARNESELASVLAHEVSHVTQRHIARSIEAKQKSSPLQLASALGGILLALANPEAGIAAISAGSAASAQASINYTRQNEKEADSIGIRTLARAGFDPDAAGEFFGTLVEKYRLKSKPPAFLLTHPLPESRVADARTRAASYKTGRIPESLSFHLAKSRILARYYATPEYNISYFQTSLERGSYAFKAASEYGLALAYLADKQYKKAQQLIDTLLKDDSRNLFYLDTYTDIALATGRLKDAIEKLTAQAILTPRNRVITLNLANALVEDKEYDLAIRILKDYLLVDNDNMLAHQILSDAYGKSSQKLEMYQTNAEVYALAASYPRAIDELHNAYNYAGEQNIEKQRIRARIEQFREFQTRLESL from the coding sequence ATGATTAAAACAACCCAAGTTTGCAAAACAGCGTTGGTCACTCTAAGCGTATCGATAGCTATGTTTGCTAGCGCCACCGTTGGCGCTGCCAATCAGAAAAATGATTTGCCCGAAATTGGTGTTGTAGCATCGAGCGCCATTAGCCTAGATAAAGAAATGCAAATTGGTGATGTGTTGATGCGTCAATTGCGTGGTCAGGCTCCGATTATTAATGATCCGCTATTAGATGAATATATTCAAGATTTGGGAAATCGTTTGGTTGCCCAAGCCGACAATGTAAAATTTCCATTCGAATTTTTCTTACTCAATAATTCAGAAATTAATGCCTTTGCCTTTTTTGGCGGTCATGTTGGTGTGCACACAGGATTAATATATAACGCTAGGAACGAGAGTGAGCTAGCGTCAGTTCTTGCTCACGAAGTTAGCCACGTCACGCAAAGACACATAGCGCGAAGCATTGAAGCAAAACAGAAATCATCTCCCCTACAATTGGCGTCAGCTTTAGGTGGGATTCTGCTGGCCCTAGCCAATCCTGAAGCTGGTATCGCCGCCATTAGTGCTGGTTCAGCAGCGTCTGCGCAAGCTTCAATCAATTATACCCGTCAAAACGAAAAAGAAGCAGATAGCATCGGCATACGTACTCTCGCCCGAGCGGGATTCGATCCCGACGCAGCAGGCGAATTCTTTGGTACTTTAGTGGAAAAGTATCGTTTAAAGTCCAAACCCCCTGCCTTCTTATTGACTCACCCACTACCAGAGTCTCGTGTTGCAGATGCGCGCACCCGGGCAGCCAGTTATAAAACCGGACGAATTCCAGAAAGCTTAAGCTTTCATTTAGCGAAAAGTCGGATATTGGCTCGCTACTATGCCACACCCGAATATAATATTAGCTACTTTCAAACGAGTCTTGAACGCGGTAGCTATGCCTTTAAAGCGGCGTCAGAGTATGGTTTAGCTCTAGCGTATCTAGCAGATAAGCAATATAAAAAAGCACAACAACTCATCGATACGCTACTTAAAGATGATTCACGAAATTTGTTTTATTTAGATACGTATACCGATATTGCCTTAGCAACCGGACGTCTTAAAGACGCCATAGAAAAACTCACAGCCCAAGCAATATTAACTCCTCGCAACCGTGTTATTACCTTGAATTTGGCAAATGCGTTAGTGGAAGATAAAGAATATGATCTCGCTATTCGTATTTTAAAAGATTACCTGTTGGTAGATAACGACAATATGTTAGCGCATCAAATATTGTCTGATGCTTATGGTAAAAGCAGCCAAAAGCTTGAAATGTACCAAACGAATGCTGAAGTATATGCATTAGCGGCATCTTACCCTCGAGCGATAGATGAGCTGCACAATGCGTATAATTATGCTGGTGAGCAGAATATCGAAAAGCAGCGGATCCGAGCCCGCATTGAACAGTTTCGTGAATTTCAAACTCGTCTAGAGAGTCTTTAA
- a CDS encoding TlpA disulfide reductase family protein has product MLRKFLFSVLIITGLMAGIVGYSLVRADFTTDDGVSHQWKNYKGQWVVVNYFAQWCAPCLREIPQLNHFYQQNSSDVPMFAISFDAVTPEELAHLKQKFDIQFPLIETVERALPMTRPSSLPATFIIGPDGQVKKQLLGEQTATSLRRTIDILKTL; this is encoded by the coding sequence ATGTTACGTAAATTTTTATTTTCGGTGCTGATTATCACGGGATTAATGGCTGGCATTGTAGGTTATTCGCTGGTTCGAGCTGATTTTACAACGGATGACGGGGTCTCCCATCAATGGAAGAACTATAAAGGGCAGTGGGTCGTCGTTAATTATTTTGCTCAATGGTGCGCGCCATGCCTAAGGGAAATCCCACAGTTAAATCATTTCTATCAACAAAATTCGTCTGATGTACCTATGTTCGCCATTAGTTTTGACGCGGTCACACCTGAAGAATTAGCGCACTTAAAGCAAAAATTCGATATCCAGTTTCCGCTTATAGAAACGGTAGAGCGCGCTTTGCCGATGACAAGACCCAGTAGTCTACCAGCCACTTTTATTATCGGACCTGATGGACAAGTAAAAAAACAATTATTAGGTGAGCAAACTGCGACGTCTTTACGTCGCACTATTGATATTTTAAAGACTCTCTAG